One Palaemon carinicauda isolate YSFRI2023 chromosome 4, ASM3689809v2, whole genome shotgun sequence DNA segment encodes these proteins:
- the LOC137639662 gene encoding uncharacterized protein, whose amino-acid sequence MNPEDIPKTAINTPFGTYTFNYSSSGLRHRITPEGVYPLPEKVAAVQDYPAPSTIKVLQEFWVMVNYYHQFLPAITATLGPLYVSLKDHMPLVHAFTRQSDAWYAHEPRYLSAVADNNCTLHYLSGKINPVADALSRNTLAAVQLGLDINALAEARRPNPEYQSCKISCTSLRWEDFPFEDSNTTLLHKVSTGRPRP is encoded by the exons atgaacccagaagacatccccaagactgccatcaacactccgtttggtacatacactttcaattactccagtTCTGGCCTTC gacaccgcatcactcctgaaggtgtctatcccctccctgagaaggtagcagccgttcaggactacCCCGCCCCCTCGACCATCAAGGTTCTGCAGGAATTCTGGGTCATggtaaactattatcaccagtttctgccagccattaccgccactcttggtcccctctacgtctcccttaagg accacatgcctctggtgcacgccttcactcgacagtccgacgcctggtacGCCCATGAACCCCGATATCTCTCAGCCGTGGCTGATAACAATTGTACCCTGCACTACCTCtcagggaaaattaatcccgttgcagatgccctatcaagaaacactttggctgccgttcaactggggttggatatcaacgccttggctgaagcccgaCGACCGAATCCAGAGTATCAATCTTGTaagatatcctgcacgtccctccgttgggaagacttccccttcgaagactccaacactaccctcctccataaggtcagtactggtagaccgcgaccttga